A part of Microbulbifer sp. MI-G genomic DNA contains:
- the mtnP gene encoding S-methyl-5'-thioadenosine phosphorylase: MARALIGVIGGSGLYEMPGLSEVEALRIDTPFGAPSDTIVWGKLQGIPVAFLARHGRGHRLIPGEVPYRANIHALRQLGVRYILSLSAVGSLREEVRPLDMLIPDQFIDMTRKRDSTFFGGGAVAHVAMADPVCPSVARCLAQAFERTQADQPIRLHRQGSYVCIEGPQFSSRAESHWYRSMGASVIGMTNMPEAKLAREAQIAYATLAMATDYDCWHPREAAVTAAVAIANLQQNAARAQQIAAEAIRLLGEEQPHSFAHSALESGLVTPLEALPKDTLAVIKPLLAPTEPVPEEVER; encoded by the coding sequence ATGGCCAGAGCACTGATTGGCGTTATCGGGGGCAGCGGTCTTTACGAGATGCCGGGGCTGAGTGAGGTAGAGGCGCTGCGGATAGATACCCCTTTCGGCGCGCCTTCGGACACGATTGTCTGGGGAAAACTACAGGGCATCCCCGTTGCCTTCCTGGCCCGCCATGGGCGCGGCCACCGCCTGATCCCCGGCGAAGTGCCCTACAGGGCCAATATTCACGCCCTGCGCCAGTTGGGTGTGCGCTATATCCTGTCGCTCTCCGCTGTGGGCTCCCTGCGCGAGGAAGTGCGACCGCTGGATATGCTGATTCCGGATCAGTTTATCGATATGACGCGCAAGCGTGACAGCACCTTTTTCGGTGGTGGTGCCGTGGCCCATGTCGCCATGGCGGACCCGGTGTGCCCGTCAGTGGCACGCTGTCTGGCACAAGCTTTTGAGCGCACGCAGGCGGATCAGCCCATCCGCCTGCACAGACAGGGCAGCTATGTCTGTATCGAGGGTCCCCAATTCTCCAGCCGCGCGGAATCCCATTGGTATCGCAGTATGGGGGCCTCCGTGATCGGTATGACCAATATGCCGGAGGCGAAGCTGGCAAGAGAGGCGCAGATTGCCTATGCCACCCTGGCCATGGCCACCGACTATGATTGCTGGCATCCCCGTGAAGCAGCGGTAACTGCAGCGGTGGCCATTGCCAATCTGCAGCAAAATGCCGCCCGTGCCCAGCAGATCGCTGCAGAGGCGATCCGCCTGCTGGGTGAGGAACAGCCACACTCTTTTGCACACTCCGCGCTGGAAAGTGGTCTGGTGACGCCCCTGGAGGCTCTGCCCAAAGACACCCTCGCTGTAATAAAGCCATTGCTTGCTCCGACAGAACCGGTGCCTGAAGAAGTGGAGCGCTGA
- a CDS encoding DUF2239 family protein, producing MATDYIAIDQLRVIARGTLEAIAHQVKDMGAAHEPIVFESESCKRVEVDWHGDTEEVLARLTADTHTPKTRRGRPKLGVIPKEVTLLPRHWEWLGQQPGGASVTLRRLVEQAQKQVSLEERITTKQQQLDGLMLLVAGDAPGFEEASRALVRNSKISFEKAIHSWPDDLKQILLAKFNEIAEMHSGNL from the coding sequence ATGGCCACCGACTATATCGCTATCGACCAGCTAAGGGTCATCGCGCGGGGAACACTGGAGGCGATTGCGCACCAAGTAAAAGACATGGGGGCGGCTCATGAACCCATTGTCTTTGAATCTGAAAGTTGTAAACGGGTTGAGGTGGATTGGCACGGTGATACAGAGGAAGTACTGGCCAGGCTAACAGCTGATACGCACACCCCAAAAACCAGGCGCGGACGGCCCAAATTAGGGGTTATCCCCAAAGAGGTTACACTGCTTCCCCGCCATTGGGAGTGGCTGGGCCAGCAGCCCGGCGGTGCCTCTGTCACTCTTCGCAGGCTGGTGGAGCAGGCGCAAAAACAGGTTTCCCTCGAAGAACGTATCACCACAAAACAACAACAACTGGATGGATTGATGCTGTTGGTTGCAGGAGATGCTCCTGGCTTCGAGGAGGCCAGCCGCGCCCTGGTCAGAAACAGCAAAATCAGTTTTGAAAAAGCCATCCATTCCTGGCCGGATGACCTCAAACAGATTTTGCTAGCCAAATTTAACGAAATCGCGGAAATGCACAGCGGTAATTTATAA